One genomic window of Nitrospirota bacterium includes the following:
- a CDS encoding ATP phosphoribosyltransferase, which produces MITVALAKGTLLAPALELFRRAGYAKNGISAESRRLVFTDEDRDVTFLIVRPTDIPTYVEYGAADAGVVGKDVLLEQEKDVYEPLDLKIGGCRISVAALRGREQRDRLSAKVRVATKYPRITERYFNQKGVPVEIIKLYGSIELAPMVGLADRIVDLVSTGKTLKAHDLVEVDVIARSTARLIVNRASLKMKHGSLTELIERLKRGRPRRAR; this is translated from the coding sequence ATGATCACGGTCGCGCTGGCCAAAGGGACGCTGCTTGCGCCCGCGCTCGAGTTGTTCCGGCGGGCCGGGTATGCCAAGAACGGGATCTCGGCGGAAAGCCGGCGCCTGGTCTTTACGGACGAGGACCGGGACGTGACCTTCCTGATCGTGCGGCCGACCGACATCCCGACCTACGTCGAATATGGGGCGGCGGATGCGGGCGTGGTCGGAAAAGACGTCCTGCTGGAGCAGGAGAAAGACGTCTACGAGCCGCTGGATCTGAAGATCGGCGGCTGCCGGATTTCGGTGGCGGCGTTGCGGGGGCGGGAGCAGCGGGATCGGCTTTCGGCCAAGGTGCGCGTGGCGACCAAGTATCCGCGCATCACGGAACGGTACTTCAACCAGAAGGGCGTGCCGGTCGAGATCATCAAGCTGTACGGGTCCATCGAACTGGCGCCGATGGTCGGGCTGGCGGACCGGATCGTGGATCTGGTCTCCACCGGCAAGACGCTCAAGGCCCACGATCTGGTGGAGGTGGACGTGATCGCGCGGTCCACCGCGAGACTGATCGTGAACCGGGCGAGCCTGAAGATGAAGCACGGGAGTCTCACCGAATTGATCGAACGACTGAAGCGCGGGCGTCCGCGCCGCGCCCGGTAA
- the murA gene encoding UDP-N-acetylglucosamine 1-carboxyvinyltransferase yields the protein MDRIVITGKQPLRGSVKVSGAKNAALPILASVILGGGECTVTNVPRVVDVFTMGKLLGMLGATVQADGNRVTMTMDALRSSEAPYDLVRTMRASVVVLGPLLARWGEATVSLPGGCAIGSRPVNLHLAGFEKMGATVTVEHGYIKAKASRLKGARLCLDFPTVTGTENLMMAACLADGTTVIENAAKEPEIVDLAAFLVKRGARIAGAGSDLITIEGVKALRGADHDVIPDRIEAGTYLAAGAITGGDVSVEDCRPQHLEAVTAKLREAGAEVVEGKESVRLKAPARLKSVDVRTYPYPGFATDMQAQMMALMCVAQGTSVITETVFESRFIHVPELQRMGAEIKVDGSHAVVTGTARLTGAPVMASDLRASAGLIVAGLAAEGETDIARVYHLDRGYERIEDKLRGLGARITRVKSGSAGAASGAGA from the coding sequence ATGGATCGTATCGTCATCACCGGTAAGCAGCCCTTGCGGGGGAGCGTCAAGGTCAGCGGGGCCAAGAACGCCGCCTTGCCGATTCTCGCCTCGGTCATTCTGGGTGGCGGCGAATGCACGGTCACGAACGTCCCGCGCGTCGTGGACGTGTTCACGATGGGCAAACTGCTGGGCATGCTCGGCGCGACGGTGCAGGCCGATGGCAACCGGGTGACCATGACGATGGACGCGCTGCGGTCATCCGAGGCGCCATACGATTTAGTGAGAACCATGCGCGCGTCGGTGGTCGTGCTGGGCCCGTTGCTGGCCCGCTGGGGGGAAGCCACGGTCTCGCTCCCCGGGGGCTGCGCGATCGGCTCCCGGCCGGTGAACCTGCACCTGGCGGGTTTCGAGAAAATGGGGGCGACCGTGACGGTCGAGCACGGCTATATCAAGGCGAAAGCGTCGCGCTTGAAGGGCGCGCGGCTCTGTCTGGACTTTCCGACGGTGACGGGCACGGAAAATCTGATGATGGCCGCCTGTCTGGCCGACGGCACGACGGTCATCGAAAATGCGGCCAAGGAGCCGGAGATCGTCGACCTCGCGGCTTTTCTGGTCAAGCGCGGCGCGCGGATCGCCGGCGCCGGCAGCGACCTGATTACGATCGAAGGGGTCAAGGCCTTGCGCGGCGCCGACCATGACGTCATCCCGGACCGCATCGAAGCCGGCACCTATCTGGCCGCCGGGGCGATTACCGGCGGGGACGTCTCGGTGGAGGACTGCCGGCCGCAACACCTGGAGGCGGTGACCGCGAAGCTGCGCGAGGCGGGCGCCGAGGTGGTGGAGGGCAAGGAGTCGGTGCGGCTCAAGGCCCCGGCGCGCCTCAAGAGCGTGGATGTGAGGACCTACCCCTATCCGGGGTTCGCCACCGACATGCAGGCCCAGATGATGGCGCTCATGTGCGTGGCGCAAGGCACCAGCGTGATCACCGAAACCGTGTTCGAGAGCCGCTTCATCCACGTGCCGGAGTTGCAGCGCATGGGGGCGGAGATCAAGGTGGACGGCAGCCATGCGGTCGTGACCGGCACGGCCAGGCTCACCGGCGCACCGGTGATGGCCTCGGATCTGCGCGCCAGCGCCGGCCTGATCGTCGCGGGACTGGCGGCGGAGGGCGAAACGGACATCGCCCGTGTCTATCACCTGGATCGGGGCTACGAACGGATCGAGGACAAGTTGCGGGGATTGGGCGCGAGAATCACGCGGGTCAAGAGCGGATCGGCCGGGGCGGCAAGCGGAGCAGGGGCATGA
- the prmC gene encoding peptide chain release factor N(5)-glutamine methyltransferase, with protein MLTLTRQPTTYGALVRAGLDLLSNAGVANAAQDTRWLLERALGTTGLRLRVESDHPVSEEHRNLAWSLLARRASGEPLQYLLGTQEFCGLDFEVGPAVLIPRPETELLVQELTQLSERPANGNAPLVADIGTGSGCIAVALVHALPKAMVYATDLSAEALDIACRNAGRHGVTERVRFLEGDLLAPLAGLGLEGRLAAVVSNPPYIPAGDLSGLQREVRREPRLALDGGPDGLTLYRRLLHEAKPYLALGGTLALEVGQGQAGPVCRMAEESGGYESIQVRRDEAGIERVVCLQKSER; from the coding sequence ATGCTCACGCTGACCCGGCAGCCGACGACCTATGGCGCCCTGGTTCGGGCGGGGCTGGACCTCCTGTCGAATGCGGGCGTTGCCAATGCGGCGCAGGACACGCGGTGGCTGCTCGAGCGGGCGCTGGGCACCACCGGGCTCCGGCTCAGGGTGGAGAGCGACCACCCGGTCTCGGAGGAGCACCGCAATCTGGCGTGGTCCCTCTTGGCGCGCCGCGCGTCCGGAGAGCCGCTCCAGTACCTGCTCGGCACCCAGGAATTTTGCGGGTTGGATTTCGAGGTGGGGCCGGCGGTCCTGATACCCAGGCCGGAAACCGAACTGTTGGTCCAAGAGCTGACGCAATTGAGCGAGCGACCGGCGAACGGCAACGCTCCGCTCGTCGCCGACATTGGCACCGGGTCCGGGTGTATCGCGGTTGCGCTGGTCCATGCCCTGCCGAAGGCGATGGTTTACGCGACGGACCTCTCAGCCGAAGCGCTGGATATCGCCTGCAGGAATGCCGGTCGGCACGGGGTGACGGAACGGGTGCGGTTTCTGGAAGGAGATCTCCTGGCGCCGCTGGCTGGTCTTGGGTTGGAAGGCCGGCTGGCCGCGGTCGTCTCCAATCCTCCCTACATTCCCGCAGGCGATCTGTCGGGGCTCCAACGGGAGGTCCGGCGGGAACCCAGGCTGGCGCTGGACGGAGGGCCGGACGGGCTGACACTCTATCGTCGGTTGCTGCACGAGGCCAAACCATACCTGGCGCTGGGCGGAACGCTGGCGCTCGAAGTGGGACAAGGACAGGCAGGACCGGTCTGTCGCATGGCTGAAGAGTCGGGCGGATACGAATCGATTCAGGTCCGCCGGGACGAGGCGGGCATCGAGCGGGTGGTCTGTCTACAAAAAAGTGAAAGGTGA
- a CDS encoding peptide chain release factor 1, whose protein sequence is MADAQTADQQAAPLIAKWEGVAQRYDELTQQLMDPSVLSQPAMIHKLNKERTEIEALARQYVDYRALVKQLDEVTQLIQDSATDGEMQRVAAEEAGSLQARCREMEAQALEQLVPKDPRDEKNTFVEIRAGTGGDEAALFAGDLFRMYMKYAERKRLRVEVMESSETGIGGFKDVVMLVEGKGAYSHFKHESGVHRVQRVPATEASGRIHTSTVTVAVMPEVDEVEVQIDPKDLRIDTFCSSGAGGQSVNTTYSAVRITHIPTGVVVSCQDERSQLKNRTKAMRTLRARIVEAEREKQEAEIAQSRKAQVGTGERSEKVRTYNFPQNRVTDHRIGLTLHKLEQVLAGDLDEIVEGLRAEHARAATEEPSCSR, encoded by the coding sequence ATGGCCGACGCACAGACAGCCGACCAGCAAGCCGCGCCCCTGATCGCCAAGTGGGAAGGGGTGGCGCAGCGCTACGACGAGCTGACCCAACAGCTGATGGACCCGTCCGTCCTCAGTCAGCCGGCGATGATCCACAAGCTGAACAAGGAGCGGACGGAGATCGAAGCGCTCGCCCGCCAGTATGTCGACTATCGGGCCTTGGTCAAGCAACTCGACGAGGTCACCCAGCTCATCCAGGATTCGGCCACGGACGGGGAGATGCAGCGGGTGGCGGCCGAAGAGGCCGGCAGCCTGCAGGCCCGTTGCCGCGAGATGGAGGCGCAGGCGTTGGAGCAGTTGGTGCCCAAGGATCCCCGCGATGAAAAGAATACCTTCGTGGAAATCCGGGCCGGGACCGGAGGGGACGAGGCGGCGCTCTTCGCGGGGGACCTGTTTCGGATGTATATGAAGTATGCGGAGCGAAAGCGGCTGCGCGTCGAAGTGATGGAGTCGAGCGAGACCGGGATCGGCGGGTTCAAGGATGTGGTGATGCTGGTTGAGGGCAAGGGGGCCTACAGCCACTTCAAGCATGAGAGCGGGGTGCATCGGGTCCAGCGGGTCCCGGCGACCGAGGCCAGCGGGCGCATCCACACTTCCACGGTGACGGTGGCCGTGATGCCCGAGGTGGACGAGGTGGAGGTGCAGATCGATCCCAAGGATCTGCGGATCGACACGTTCTGCTCGTCGGGGGCCGGCGGCCAGAGCGTGAACACGACCTATTCGGCGGTGCGCATCACCCACATCCCGACCGGGGTGGTGGTTTCGTGCCAGGACGAGCGGTCCCAGTTGAAGAACCGGACGAAGGCCATGCGGACGTTGCGGGCCCGCATCGTAGAGGCCGAACGGGAGAAGCAAGAAGCGGAGATCGCCCAAAGCCGGAAAGCCCAGGTCGGAACCGGAGAGCGGAGCGAGAAGGTCCGGACATACAACTTTCCGCAAAACCGGGTGACCGATCACCGTATCGGGCTGACGTTGCACAAGCTCGAGCAGGTGCTGGCTGGCGATTTGGACGAAATCGTGGAAGGCCTGCGTGCGGAGCACGCCAGGGCTGCGACGGAAGAACCCTCATGCTCACGCTGA
- the rpmE gene encoding 50S ribosomal protein L31 yields MKKGIHPEYVEVTVHCACGAKFRTRSTVGDLKVDICSRCHPFFTGTQKIVDTEGRVERFKKKYTKK; encoded by the coding sequence ATGAAGAAGGGCATTCATCCGGAGTACGTGGAAGTGACCGTCCATTGCGCCTGCGGGGCCAAGTTCAGGACCCGCTCGACCGTGGGCGACCTGAAGGTGGACATCTGTTCGCGCTGCCATCCGTTTTTCACGGGCACGCAGAAAATCGTGGACACCGAAGGACGTGTGGAGCGATTCAAGAAGAAGTACACGAAGAAGTAG
- a CDS encoding transcription termination factor Rho, which translates to MYLAELKQKSIADLNEVARDLKIEGAANLRKQELIFAILQAQTEKNGVIFGEGVLETLPDGFGFLRAPDSNYLPGPDDIYISPSQIRRFNLRTGDIVSGQIRPPKESERYFALLKVEKVNCEDPEVSRDKILFDNLTPLYPEERLILEYDQGEHCTRVMDLITPIGKGQRGLIVAAPRTGKTMLLQAIARAILKNHSEVTLIVLLIDERPEEVTDWQRQVKAEVISSTFDEPAQRHAQVAEMVLEKAKRLVEHKKDVVILLDSITRLARAYNTIAPPSGKVLSGGLDSNALQRPKRFFGAARNIENGGSLTIMATALVDTGSRMDDVIFEEFKGTGNMEVHLDRRLADKRVFPAIDISQSGTRKEELLVDRDRLNKMWILRKVLSPLGTMEAMEFLIDKIGGTKNNQEFLQSMNR; encoded by the coding sequence ATGTATCTTGCCGAGCTCAAGCAGAAGTCCATTGCCGACCTCAACGAGGTGGCGCGAGACCTGAAGATCGAAGGCGCCGCCAACCTGCGCAAGCAGGAGCTGATCTTCGCCATCCTCCAGGCGCAGACGGAAAAGAACGGGGTCATTTTCGGCGAGGGGGTCCTGGAGACGCTGCCGGACGGCTTCGGCTTCTTGCGGGCGCCGGACTCCAACTATCTGCCCGGCCCGGACGACATCTATATCTCCCCCTCCCAGATCCGCCGGTTCAACCTGCGGACCGGGGACATCGTATCCGGGCAAATCCGCCCCCCCAAGGAAAGCGAGCGGTACTTTGCCCTTTTGAAGGTGGAGAAGGTCAACTGCGAAGATCCGGAGGTGTCGCGGGACAAGATACTGTTCGACAACCTGACCCCGCTCTATCCAGAAGAGCGGCTCATTCTGGAGTATGACCAAGGGGAACATTGCACGCGGGTCATGGACCTGATCACCCCGATCGGCAAGGGCCAGCGCGGGTTGATCGTGGCCGCCCCGCGAACCGGGAAAACGATGTTGCTCCAGGCTATTGCACGGGCTATTTTGAAAAACCACTCCGAAGTCACCCTGATCGTGCTGTTGATCGACGAGCGTCCGGAAGAGGTGACGGACTGGCAGCGGCAGGTCAAGGCGGAAGTCATCAGTTCGACCTTCGACGAGCCGGCCCAGCGCCACGCCCAGGTGGCGGAAATGGTGTTGGAGAAGGCCAAGCGGCTGGTCGAGCACAAGAAGGACGTGGTGATTCTGCTCGACAGCATCACCAGGCTGGCGCGGGCGTATAATACGATCGCGCCGCCGAGCGGCAAGGTCCTGTCCGGCGGATTGGATTCCAATGCCCTGCAGCGGCCCAAACGGTTCTTCGGCGCCGCCCGCAACATCGAGAACGGCGGGAGTCTCACGATCATGGCGACGGCGCTCGTGGATACCGGCAGCCGCATGGACGACGTGATTTTCGAAGAGTTCAAGGGGACCGGCAACATGGAAGTGCATCTGGATCGCCGCCTGGCCGACAAGCGGGTGTTCCCGGCGATCGACATCAGCCAGTCCGGCACCAGGAAGGAAGAGCTGTTGGTGGATCGGGACCGGCTCAACAAGATGTGGATTCTCAGAAAGGTGCTGAGTCCGTTGGGCACGATGGAAGCCATGGAGTTTTTGATCGACAAGATCGGCGGGACCAAGAACAACCAGGAGTTTCTGCAGTCGATGAACCGGTAA
- a CDS encoding DUF2203 family protein, giving the protein MAAREEGQNLERLFTLAEATRLLPQLREHLTAVQAAKAVLIRTKDEIKKASAQALYGGGSFAGPHYIAALEQISEHLQAIQELGVHVKDLDMGLCDFPHLLDGRIVYLCWKLGEAEIRWWHEVHSGYADRHPLEPDES; this is encoded by the coding sequence ATGGCGGCGCGCGAAGAAGGACAGAATCTGGAACGCCTGTTCACCCTGGCCGAGGCCACCCGCCTGCTTCCCCAGCTCCGCGAACACTTGACCGCCGTCCAAGCGGCCAAGGCCGTTTTGATCCGCACCAAAGACGAGATCAAAAAGGCCAGCGCGCAGGCCTTATACGGCGGGGGTAGCTTCGCCGGCCCCCACTACATCGCCGCGCTCGAACAGATCAGCGAACACCTCCAGGCCATACAGGAACTGGGCGTCCATGTGAAAGACCTCGACATGGGTCTCTGCGACTTCCCGCACCTGCTGGACGGGCGAATCGTCTACCTCTGCTGGAAGCTCGGGGAGGCCGAAATCCGGTGGTGGCACGAAGTGCACAGCGGGTATGCCGACCGCCATCCGCTGGAGCCGGACGAATCGTAA
- a CDS encoding carbon monoxide dehydrogenase translates to MNQYRVMPGPEHFLPPAAASMGIRLPNPGEAHIHGVIVPEEKAYEEAARQFLMAKVPTIFPGPLVLWAWNEKAAKKATAIRHLYETLKECVTPQQHAMLIPMPDYRPKYPKINPEVEINPNHPNLTIWHNKIDCCMFVGVHCHQANLSLKIIRGGTSCYTVAMCAQAGHEDAMLSFRDASVEKIMKLAEWVRKLKGTVKVSQTVSKSGSSN, encoded by the coding sequence ATGAACCAATACCGCGTAATGCCAGGCCCCGAACATTTTCTGCCGCCGGCGGCGGCGTCCATGGGCATCAGGCTGCCGAATCCTGGCGAGGCCCATATCCACGGCGTCATCGTACCTGAGGAGAAGGCCTACGAAGAAGCGGCCCGCCAGTTTTTAATGGCTAAAGTCCCCACCATTTTCCCGGGCCCCTTGGTCCTGTGGGCCTGGAACGAAAAAGCCGCCAAAAAGGCCACGGCAATCCGGCATCTGTACGAAACGCTCAAGGAGTGCGTCACCCCACAACAGCACGCCATGCTCATCCCGATGCCCGACTACCGGCCCAAGTACCCCAAGATCAATCCTGAAGTCGAAATCAACCCAAACCATCCGAATTTGACTATCTGGCACAACAAGATCGACTGCTGCATGTTTGTGGGCGTGCATTGCCACCAGGCCAACCTGTCGCTGAAAATCATCCGCGGCGGCACGTCTTGCTATACCGTCGCCATGTGCGCTCAGGCGGGGCACGAGGATGCCATGCTTTCGTTCCGCGATGCCTCCGTGGAAAAAATCATGAAACTGGCCGAGTGGGTGCGCAAGCTCAAAGGGACCGTCAAGGTTTCGCAAACGGTATCCAAGAGCGGGTCTTCAAACTGA
- a CDS encoding ferredoxin oxidoreductase — translation MDNHSPIGTINKKGQVITDARKMMFEAPRTPSFFTGSEVIKEAVRRANVDVMVAYPITPQSEAAALCGELFAEGYVKEYFRGESEFAVMSQCAGAAFGGARVFTTTAGPGTMRAMENFPMWAGARLPIQMIVTCRGINSPLSIQPDTLEIAYLLNTGMLVWHAETAQDFYDWILKGYMVSEEPDVHLPLALCCDGFFVTHTKDVVNLTPVDMCLPPYDPYRSPVPCMDMECPPVRMMRDPFVMKSNYISYATHASWQQEVWAAVERSRKHTIAWIDGLIETENTDADIIIVSSGTAVSQGREAIRLLADEGIRVGLVKIKSLRPWPWQEIREATKNAKHIIVPEFNVVGWMAREIKASIPDSDRVVSGPRVGGGMTMPPEIIVSEIKNALGIRNAALAGRGS, via the coding sequence ATGGACAATCATTCGCCGATCGGAACGATAAATAAAAAGGGGCAGGTCATCACGGATGCCCGGAAGATGATGTTCGAGGCGCCCCGCACCCCGTCCTTTTTCACGGGCAGTGAAGTGATCAAGGAAGCCGTCCGGCGCGCCAACGTGGACGTGATGGTCGCCTATCCGATTACGCCCCAGAGCGAGGCCGCCGCCCTGTGCGGCGAACTGTTCGCGGAAGGGTACGTAAAGGAATACTTCCGGGGCGAGAGCGAGTTTGCCGTGATGTCACAGTGCGCCGGTGCAGCCTTCGGCGGCGCGCGGGTGTTTACGACCACCGCAGGGCCCGGCACGATGCGGGCGATGGAGAACTTCCCCATGTGGGCCGGAGCCAGGCTCCCGATCCAAATGATCGTGACCTGTCGCGGCATCAACTCCCCGCTCTCCATCCAGCCCGACACGTTGGAGATCGCCTATCTTCTCAACACCGGCATGCTGGTCTGGCACGCCGAAACCGCCCAGGACTTCTACGACTGGATTCTCAAGGGCTACATGGTTTCGGAGGAGCCGGATGTGCACCTGCCGCTGGCCCTCTGCTGCGACGGGTTCTTCGTGACGCACACCAAGGACGTGGTCAATCTCACGCCGGTGGACATGTGCCTGCCGCCCTATGACCCCTACCGCTCGCCGGTGCCCTGCATGGATATGGAGTGCCCCCCGGTCCGAATGATGCGGGATCCCTTCGTGATGAAGAGCAACTACATCAGCTACGCCACCCACGCCTCCTGGCAGCAGGAAGTCTGGGCGGCGGTGGAACGGTCGCGCAAGCACACGATCGCGTGGATCGATGGGTTGATCGAGACCGAGAACACCGACGCCGACATCATCATCGTCTCCTCCGGCACCGCCGTGTCGCAAGGACGGGAGGCCATCCGGCTATTGGCCGACGAGGGCATCCGCGTGGGCTTGGTCAAGATCAAGTCTCTGCGGCCCTGGCCCTGGCAGGAAATCCGCGAGGCCACCAAGAACGCCAAGCATATCATCGTGCCGGAGTTCAACGTGGTGGGCTGGATGGCCCGTGAGATCAAGGCAAGCATCCCGGACAGTGACCGCGTGGTCTCCGGCCCTCGCGTGGGCGGCGGCATGACGATGCCCCCGGAGATCATCGTGTCGGAGATCAAGAACGCGCTCGGCATCCGCAACGCGGCCCTTGCCGGTCGTGGAAGCTGA
- a CDS encoding ferredoxin oxidoreductase, translated as MSKERIKIAPEFYEIMPPEYQDLVNRATYGNESRGWKDIGTSKELIEEHSLCAGCPESMAFRYILASLPNPEDTVMVGSTGCTSLVFPHVAVHNIHSLFGNQNAIASGLKRALTVRFPGRIKDVVVLAGDGATVDIGLDMTLQAWFRQEKFTTICFDNELYANTGGQESGLMQKGFVAKMAPVGKQFEKVRLPEIARESGCHYVIQCTVSKPSVVEKVIRNAVHVAREIGPTYIQLYTPCILEIGKNSMEGLQEMRDSEKPTERFAYKEYVSEPAKQLLAEIAAKEKEKKAAAKEQLAAQA; from the coding sequence ATGAGCAAAGAGCGGATAAAAATCGCGCCGGAGTTCTACGAGATCATGCCGCCCGAATACCAAGACTTGGTCAATCGGGCCACCTATGGGAATGAATCCCGAGGATGGAAAGACATCGGGACATCCAAGGAGCTGATCGAGGAGCATTCGCTCTGCGCCGGCTGCCCTGAATCCATGGCATTCCGGTACATCCTGGCCTCCCTGCCCAACCCGGAAGACACCGTCATGGTGGGGTCCACCGGTTGCACCAGCCTGGTATTCCCCCACGTGGCCGTGCACAACATCCACTCGCTCTTCGGCAACCAGAACGCCATCGCCTCCGGCCTCAAGCGGGCGTTGACGGTGCGGTTCCCGGGCCGGATCAAGGACGTGGTGGTGCTGGCCGGCGACGGGGCCACGGTGGACATCGGTTTGGACATGACCCTGCAAGCCTGGTTTCGTCAGGAGAAGTTCACCACGATCTGCTTCGACAACGAGCTGTATGCCAACACCGGCGGCCAGGAGAGCGGGCTGATGCAGAAGGGCTTCGTGGCCAAGATGGCGCCGGTCGGCAAGCAGTTCGAAAAGGTACGGCTGCCCGAGATCGCCCGCGAGTCCGGCTGCCACTACGTGATCCAATGCACGGTCAGCAAGCCATCGGTGGTGGAAAAAGTCATCAGGAACGCAGTCCACGTCGCCCGGGAGATCGGACCGACATACATCCAGCTCTACACTCCTTGCATCCTGGAAATCGGCAAGAACAGCATGGAAGGCCTCCAGGAGATGCGGGATTCGGAAAAGCCGACCGAACGCTTCGCCTACAAAGAGTACGTCAGCGAACCGGCCAAGCAGTTGCTCGCGGAAATCGCCGCCAAGGAAAAGGAAAAGAAGGCTGCCGCCAAGGAACAACTGGCGGCTCAGGCCTAA
- a CDS encoding ferredoxin oxidoreductase codes for MIKKRLNIRMSGLGGQGAVTAAHVMAMAASKDGRFAISNPFFGAEKRMAPAESYCRIGIERIYDRGELVFPDVIQVFHPQVVTMGKSYTMPFYSGIKEGGLVIINSDAPLLTEEDIQRLKDLKVAVFYINGTQIALDVAGTELSTNMTMIGSVAGITKCVSMNALDLALQERFGKKFVASGGTATLDEAIKKKFAKKEMLLAKNLATVKRAYEMGVEWAEKNKFELQVAAMAAA; via the coding sequence ATGATCAAGAAGCGACTCAACATTCGGATGTCCGGCCTGGGCGGGCAAGGTGCAGTAACCGCGGCGCACGTGATGGCCATGGCCGCGTCGAAGGACGGCAGGTTTGCCATTTCGAATCCGTTCTTTGGCGCCGAAAAGCGAATGGCGCCGGCGGAAAGCTACTGCCGGATCGGTATCGAGCGCATCTACGACCGGGGCGAACTGGTGTTCCCGGACGTGATCCAAGTGTTTCACCCCCAGGTGGTCACGATGGGCAAGAGCTATACGATGCCCTTCTATTCCGGCATCAAGGAAGGCGGCTTGGTGATCATCAACTCGGACGCCCCCCTGCTCACCGAGGAGGATATCCAGCGGCTCAAGGACCTCAAAGTGGCCGTGTTCTACATCAACGGGACGCAGATTGCCCTGGACGTCGCGGGCACTGAACTGTCCACGAACATGACCATGATCGGGTCGGTGGCCGGAATCACCAAATGCGTCTCTATGAACGCGCTTGATTTGGCCCTCCAGGAGCGGTTCGGAAAGAAGTTCGTGGCCTCCGGCGGCACGGCCACCCTGGACGAAGCGATCAAGAAAAAATTCGCCAAGAAGGAAATGTTGCTGGCCAAAAACCTCGCCACGGTCAAACGGGCCTACGAAATGGGCGTCGAATGGGCCGAGAAGAACAAGTTTGAACTGCAAGTGGCGGCCATGGCCGCAGCGTAA
- a CDS encoding pyruvate ferredoxin oxidoreductase, with amino-acid sequence MYNIAQVIDEKCVAKKGCRLCIMYCPEANCLDLNVTKMVAEVNISRCKGCELCVVVCNAAKHNAIEMQAVSSSGALMSHKGESAGLGQAYQG; translated from the coding sequence ATGTATAATATCGCGCAGGTGATTGACGAGAAGTGTGTGGCCAAGAAGGGCTGCCGTCTTTGCATCATGTACTGTCCGGAGGCCAACTGTCTGGACCTGAACGTGACCAAGATGGTGGCGGAGGTGAATATCAGCCGCTGCAAGGGCTGCGAGCTCTGCGTGGTCGTCTGTAACGCGGCCAAGCACAACGCGATCGAGATGCAGGCGGTCAGCTCGAGCGGCGCGCTCATGTCCCACAAGGGTGAGTCCGCAGGCCTGGGGCAAGCCTACCAAGGCTGA